One segment of Gordonia terrae DNA contains the following:
- a CDS encoding MmgE/PrpD family protein, protein MTARRLASWAAGLSIDAIPETTRRAALRHLLDGIGNGIGARRLGQGGPGLTVARALGGPAQAHPLGDAEAISAPAAAFANGVLMHALDFDDTHAGALVHPTTVVAPAVLAVAEEVDATGADTVVALVAGLEVACRLGAAAPHGFHARGLHATAVVGPLAGAVASGLLYGAGTDVLTNAIGIAASSSGGLLEFLDTGANTKTLHPGNAGFSGVLAARLAVAGASGPESVLEGRRGLYRALADRDIDPDIIVADLGTRWESASIGIKPYPSCQLMHAALDAVGAAVVTAGEQGREIVPGEIASIAVDVHPDSVEIVCGPGTGTRSPRSVYDAKFDLPWSVAALVHDGAVTVDTYAVDSIGRPEVATTAGLVEVTTVPDDRPAADAAGRAVITFADGSRVVGEVPCSRGTSGRPMDDAAVAAKFRGNSGGGDASDDLVDAVFGLSNASSVVPITTLATTIVAAG, encoded by the coding sequence GTGACCGCCCGCCGACTCGCGAGCTGGGCCGCCGGCCTGAGCATCGACGCCATCCCCGAGACCACCCGCCGCGCCGCACTCCGACACCTGCTCGACGGCATCGGCAACGGGATCGGGGCCCGGCGCCTCGGCCAGGGCGGACCGGGGTTGACGGTGGCTCGCGCGCTCGGCGGTCCCGCCCAGGCCCACCCGCTCGGAGATGCCGAGGCGATCTCGGCCCCCGCGGCGGCGTTCGCCAACGGCGTGCTGATGCATGCGCTCGACTTCGACGACACGCACGCCGGCGCGCTGGTGCACCCGACGACGGTCGTGGCCCCGGCGGTGCTGGCGGTCGCCGAGGAGGTCGACGCGACCGGCGCCGACACCGTCGTCGCGCTGGTGGCCGGGCTCGAGGTCGCGTGCCGTCTCGGCGCGGCCGCGCCCCACGGGTTCCATGCGCGCGGACTGCACGCCACCGCCGTCGTCGGTCCGCTCGCCGGTGCCGTCGCCTCCGGATTGCTGTACGGCGCCGGGACCGATGTGCTCACCAACGCGATCGGCATCGCCGCGTCGTCGTCGGGTGGGCTCCTCGAGTTCCTCGACACCGGCGCGAACACCAAGACCCTGCACCCCGGGAACGCCGGCTTCAGCGGTGTCCTGGCCGCGCGGCTCGCGGTGGCCGGGGCGAGCGGACCCGAGTCGGTGCTCGAAGGCCGCCGCGGTCTGTACCGTGCGCTCGCCGATCGTGACATCGATCCCGACATCATCGTGGCCGACCTCGGAACCCGCTGGGAGAGTGCCAGTATCGGCATCAAGCCGTATCCGAGCTGCCAGCTGATGCATGCCGCGCTCGACGCGGTCGGCGCGGCAGTGGTCACGGCCGGTGAGCAGGGGCGCGAGATTGTGCCGGGAGAGATCGCGAGCATCGCCGTCGACGTCCACCCCGACAGCGTCGAGATCGTCTGCGGCCCGGGCACCGGTACGCGCAGCCCGCGCAGCGTCTACGACGCCAAGTTCGACTTGCCGTGGAGCGTCGCCGCCCTCGTGCACGACGGTGCCGTGACCGTGGACACCTACGCTGTGGACTCGATCGGGCGCCCCGAGGTCGCGACCACCGCGGGACTCGTCGAGGTCACCACCGTGCCCGATGACCGCCCGGCCGCCGACGCCGCCGGCCGGGCGGTCATCACCTTCGCCGACGGCTCCCGGGTCGTCGGCGAGGTGCCCTGCAGCCGTGGCACTTCGGGCCGACCGATGGACGACGCCGCCGTGGCCGCGAAGTTCCGTGGGAACAGCGGTGGCGGAGATGCCTCCGATGACCTCGTCGACGCGGTGTTCGGTCTCTCGAACGCGTCGTCGGTCGTACCGATCACCACCCTCGCGACGACCATCGTCGCCGCCGGCTGA
- a CDS encoding acyl-CoA dehydrogenase family protein: MDFSFNSEQRDFRAALRQLVDKEIIPVANEWERTGRYPTEIVDRLREMGLFGITTPEEFGGLELDMVSFTLVYEELARGWMGIAGILGSHNLSCWMIARHGTDEQKAQWLPRLASGECRTGIGLTEPGAGTDLQGIKTTATKDGDDYVIRGTKTWITNARHANVLPVLVKTDPSATPAHKGMSILLVDTTTPGFEVQRDMGKLGYKGTESCEIFLDEVRVPQSTLLGGVEGRGMQQALSGLEIGRLNIAGRSVGIAQASYDAALNYSRERTAFGKPISDFQAIQLKLADIATQLQAARLMTYWAAAKADSGARVDGEAGMAKYFASETAITASLEAMRIHGGYGYSTEFNVERYYRDAPLMSIGEGTNDIMRTVIAKALVNGTVTVG, encoded by the coding sequence ATGGATTTCAGCTTCAACTCCGAACAGCGCGACTTCCGCGCCGCCCTACGTCAGCTCGTCGACAAGGAGATCATCCCGGTCGCCAACGAGTGGGAGCGCACCGGCCGGTATCCCACCGAGATCGTCGACCGGCTGCGGGAGATGGGTCTGTTCGGGATCACCACGCCGGAGGAATTCGGCGGACTCGAACTCGACATGGTGTCCTTCACCCTCGTCTACGAGGAGCTCGCACGCGGTTGGATGGGCATCGCCGGAATCCTCGGCAGTCACAATCTGTCCTGCTGGATGATCGCGCGCCACGGCACCGACGAACAGAAGGCACAGTGGCTCCCGCGCCTGGCAAGTGGTGAGTGCCGCACCGGAATCGGCCTCACCGAGCCCGGGGCCGGAACTGATCTGCAGGGCATCAAGACGACCGCCACCAAGGACGGCGACGACTACGTCATCCGTGGCACCAAGACGTGGATCACCAACGCGCGTCACGCGAATGTGCTTCCGGTACTGGTGAAGACCGACCCGTCGGCCACTCCGGCACACAAGGGCATGAGCATCCTGCTGGTGGACACCACCACGCCCGGCTTCGAGGTCCAGCGGGACATGGGCAAGCTCGGCTACAAGGGCACCGAGTCGTGCGAGATCTTCCTCGATGAGGTGCGCGTCCCGCAGTCGACGCTGCTCGGCGGCGTCGAGGGCCGGGGCATGCAGCAGGCGCTGTCGGGCCTCGAGATCGGTCGGTTGAACATCGCCGGCCGTAGCGTCGGCATCGCGCAGGCGTCGTACGACGCCGCGCTCAACTACTCACGTGAGCGGACGGCATTCGGCAAGCCGATCTCGGACTTCCAGGCCATCCAGCTCAAGCTCGCCGACATCGCCACCCAGCTGCAGGCGGCGCGTCTGATGACGTACTGGGCAGCGGCCAAGGCGGATTCGGGTGCCCGCGTCGACGGCGAGGCCGGCATGGCGAAGTACTTCGCGTCGGAGACCGCGATCACCGCGAGCCTCGAGGCGATGCGCATCCACGGCGGATACGGCTACTCGACCGAGTTCAACGTCGAGCGCTACTACCGGGACGCGCCGCTGATGTCGATCGGTGAGGGCACCAACGACATCATGCGGACGGTCATCGCCAAGGCGCTCGTCAACGGCACCGTCACGGTCGGATGA
- a CDS encoding HpcH/HpaI aldolase/citrate lyase family protein, whose amino-acid sequence MTPALIFLYVPGDRPERFDKAVGSGTDAVVLDLEDAVPLSGKDTARIAVGAWLENRDRDGVPVWVRVNPGAELLDDLTMAVRAGADGVWLPKVDDAATLERVDTMLAELEAEWGRPRTPVSPLIETGAGLCNAASIAAGPRVEFVQIGEVDLAADLGVTSVVGNELLWGRSQVVAASAAARIGPPLGAASPVIDDPDGFADETRRLTALGFLGRACIHPRQIAPARAGMAPTDAEVASARDVLTAFDAAGGAAATDSAGRLIDEAVARIARRTLARQST is encoded by the coding sequence ATGACGCCCGCGCTGATCTTCTTGTACGTCCCGGGAGACCGGCCCGAGCGCTTCGACAAGGCGGTCGGGTCGGGGACCGATGCCGTGGTCCTCGACCTGGAGGACGCGGTGCCGTTGTCGGGCAAGGACACCGCACGCATCGCCGTCGGCGCGTGGCTGGAGAACCGCGACCGGGACGGCGTCCCCGTCTGGGTGCGGGTCAACCCCGGAGCCGAACTCCTCGACGACCTCACCATGGCGGTGCGGGCCGGCGCCGACGGCGTCTGGCTGCCCAAGGTCGACGACGCGGCGACGCTCGAGCGGGTGGACACCATGCTGGCCGAGCTCGAGGCCGAGTGGGGACGACCCCGCACACCGGTGTCGCCGCTGATCGAGACCGGGGCCGGACTCTGCAACGCGGCGTCGATCGCCGCCGGACCGCGGGTCGAGTTCGTCCAGATCGGCGAAGTCGATCTCGCCGCCGACCTCGGGGTCACCTCGGTGGTCGGCAACGAACTGCTGTGGGGACGCTCGCAGGTGGTCGCCGCGTCGGCGGCCGCGCGGATCGGTCCACCGCTCGGCGCGGCGTCGCCGGTCATCGACGACCCGGACGGCTTCGCCGACGAGACCCGGCGGCTGACCGCCCTCGGGTTCCTCGGGCGCGCCTGCATCCACCCGCGACAGATCGCCCCTGCCCGAGCAGGGATGGCGCCGACCGACGCCGAGGTCGCCTCCGCCCGCGACGTCCTGACCGCCTTCGACGCCGCGGGAGGCGCCGCGGCCACGGACAGTGCGGGCCGTCTGATCGACGAGGCGGTCGCGCGGATCGCCCGGCGAACTCTCGCCCGGCAGTCGACGTAG
- a CDS encoding alpha/beta hydrolase family protein has translation MTASSRRVRVALGVVVAGVLGLSACSTGTTLPPTPSSSVTAAPVEHLDEVTVHRFDYPTPDDGDSEQNWAELYLPAGEQRVDTIPLVVLIHGGAWQSALGADVFEPLARDLADRGMAVYNIEYRRVGSGGGWPTTFRDVASALDHVVVVDRQFPQIDTDDELVVGHSAGAQLAVWGGTRHKLDDDEVGARPLFRPTRVVSLAGPLDMTYAATHGDDRIVTALGGTPAQVPQRYTMVDPIQNIDPDTPVVAVHGTADRMVAPANSQRYVAAVVRDGGDAEAVLIRGGNHGSVVTSTAPEYPRILDIISGASAADVQDVA, from the coding sequence GTGACGGCCTCGTCGCGTCGCGTCCGCGTCGCACTGGGGGTCGTCGTCGCCGGCGTGCTGGGACTGTCCGCGTGCTCCACGGGAACCACGCTGCCCCCGACCCCCAGCAGCAGTGTTACAGCCGCCCCGGTCGAGCACCTCGACGAGGTGACCGTCCACCGGTTCGACTACCCGACGCCGGACGATGGTGACTCCGAACAGAATTGGGCCGAACTGTACCTGCCCGCGGGTGAGCAACGGGTCGATACGATCCCGCTCGTGGTCCTCATCCACGGCGGTGCCTGGCAGAGCGCCCTCGGCGCCGACGTCTTCGAGCCGCTGGCACGAGACCTCGCTGACCGGGGCATGGCCGTGTACAACATCGAATACCGCCGCGTCGGATCGGGCGGTGGTTGGCCGACGACGTTCCGGGACGTCGCGAGCGCCCTGGACCACGTCGTCGTGGTGGACCGGCAGTTCCCGCAGATCGACACCGACGACGAGCTGGTCGTCGGGCACAGTGCCGGAGCGCAACTCGCGGTCTGGGGCGGCACCCGGCACAAACTCGACGACGACGAGGTCGGTGCGCGGCCGCTGTTCCGCCCGACGCGGGTCGTCTCGCTCGCCGGTCCACTCGACATGACCTATGCGGCCACGCATGGCGACGACCGGATCGTGACCGCCCTCGGCGGCACCCCGGCGCAGGTCCCGCAGCGGTACACGATGGTCGATCCGATCCAGAACATCGATCCCGACACCCCCGTGGTCGCCGTTCACGGGACCGCCGATCGGATGGTCGCGCCGGCCAATTCGCAACGCTACGTCGCCGCCGTCGTGCGCGACGGCGGCGACGCCGAGGCCGTTCTCATCCGTGGCGGCAACCACGGGTCGGTGGTCACCTCGACTGCGCCCGAGTACCCGCGGATCCTCGACATCATCTCCGGAGCGTCGGCGGCGGATGTGCAGGACGTTGCCTGA
- a CDS encoding 2Fe-2S iron-sulfur cluster-binding protein — MSDPTTRPGPTTFRIDAGNTSVTCGDGQRVLDALLRQGVWIPNSCNQGTCGTCKVRVIDGMVTAPPTPDSVLSDAEQQQGYVLSCQSTPITDIAVEPPAAECGERHHLLRDVAGTVGSITAVADDTVSITVSLDEPFEFTAGQYVELSIPGTGQTRPYSMANPPSESATLEFHVRRQPDGLATDRWIFDSLTVGAAVSMTGPWGDFCHQPGEPDVGLILLAGGTGLAPLKSIARAALDADPDREIHVYHGVRTEAELYDVDFWRALETGHPNVRYTPCLSREEWSGRTGYVGDAMMADFDSCRNHSAYLCGPPAMVEAGVRALKRRRMPPRRIKREKYTPAASLVTL; from the coding sequence GTGTCCGACCCGACGACCCGGCCCGGCCCGACGACCTTCCGAATCGACGCCGGCAACACCTCGGTGACCTGCGGTGACGGACAGCGAGTTCTCGATGCCCTGTTGCGCCAGGGGGTGTGGATTCCCAACTCCTGCAACCAGGGCACCTGCGGCACCTGCAAGGTGCGGGTGATCGACGGCATGGTGACCGCCCCGCCAACCCCCGACAGTGTCCTGTCCGACGCCGAGCAGCAGCAGGGATACGTGCTGTCGTGTCAGTCGACACCCATCACCGACATCGCCGTCGAACCGCCCGCCGCCGAGTGCGGCGAGCGCCATCACCTGTTGCGCGATGTCGCCGGAACGGTCGGTTCGATCACCGCGGTGGCCGATGACACCGTGTCCATCACGGTGTCACTCGACGAACCGTTCGAGTTCACGGCCGGCCAATACGTCGAGTTGTCGATCCCGGGCACCGGCCAGACCCGGCCGTACTCGATGGCCAACCCGCCCAGCGAATCCGCCACTCTCGAGTTCCACGTCCGAAGGCAGCCAGACGGTCTCGCCACCGATCGGTGGATCTTCGATTCCCTCACGGTCGGGGCGGCGGTGTCCATGACGGGACCGTGGGGCGACTTCTGCCATCAGCCGGGCGAACCCGACGTCGGGCTCATACTGCTCGCCGGGGGAACCGGTCTCGCGCCGCTGAAGTCGATCGCGAGAGCAGCACTCGACGCCGACCCCGATCGCGAGATCCACGTCTACCACGGCGTCCGCACCGAGGCCGAGCTGTACGACGTCGACTTCTGGCGCGCACTCGAGACCGGGCACCCGAATGTCCGGTACACGCCCTGCCTCAGCCGCGAAGAGTGGAGCGGCCGGACCGGTTACGTCGGTGACGCGATGATGGCCGACTTCGACTCCTGCCGCAATCACTCGGCATACCTCTGCGGCCCGCCCGCGATGGTCGAGGCGGGGGTCCGGGCCCTCAAGCGACGACGCATGCCGCCCCGGCGGATCAAGCGGGAGAAGTACACGCCCGCAGCGAGTCTCGTGACCCTCTGA
- a CDS encoding cytochrome P450, whose amino-acid sequence MTSTMSWIDDITMTELERNPYPVYERLRAEAPLAYVPVLGSYVATTADICRSIATSPDFEAVITKAGGRTFGHPAVIGVNGAIHDDLRSMVDPALQPQEVDRWIDDLVRPIARRYLSDFEDVGRAELVAQYCEPVSVRALGDLLGLQSVSSDKLREWFHKLSASFTNAGVDENGEFTNPDGFAEADAAKLEIQSIVNPLIDNWIENPDDSAISHWLHDGMPEGQTRDRDYIYPTLYVYLLGAMQEPGHAMASTLVGLFSRPDQFEQVVDEPNLIPRAISEGMRWTSPIWSATARISTKDVEVAGVDLPEGSVVLMSYGSANHDHSVYEAPSDYDITRPPLPHLAFGAGNHACAGIYFANHVCRIGLEELFESIPNLERDNSSDVEFWGWGFRGPTSLHTVWEV is encoded by the coding sequence ATGACCAGCACCATGTCGTGGATCGACGACATCACGATGACCGAACTCGAACGCAACCCCTACCCCGTCTACGAACGGCTTCGCGCCGAGGCGCCGCTCGCCTATGTCCCGGTTCTCGGGTCGTACGTCGCGACGACCGCGGACATCTGCCGGTCGATCGCCACCAGCCCCGACTTCGAGGCGGTGATCACCAAGGCCGGCGGCCGTACCTTCGGACACCCGGCAGTGATCGGGGTGAACGGTGCGATCCACGACGACCTACGGTCGATGGTCGATCCAGCCCTGCAACCCCAGGAGGTCGACCGGTGGATCGACGACCTCGTCCGGCCGATCGCCCGCCGGTACCTGAGCGACTTCGAGGACGTGGGGCGCGCCGAACTCGTCGCCCAGTACTGCGAACCCGTCAGCGTGCGCGCGCTCGGCGACCTTCTCGGCCTTCAGTCGGTGAGTTCGGACAAGTTGCGCGAATGGTTCCACAAACTGTCGGCGTCGTTCACCAACGCGGGAGTCGACGAGAACGGCGAGTTCACCAACCCGGACGGCTTCGCCGAGGCCGACGCCGCGAAGCTGGAGATCCAGTCGATCGTCAATCCGCTGATCGACAACTGGATCGAGAATCCCGACGACAGCGCGATCTCCCACTGGTTGCACGACGGTATGCCCGAGGGACAGACGCGCGACCGCGACTACATCTACCCGACGCTGTACGTGTACCTCCTCGGAGCGATGCAGGAGCCCGGCCACGCCATGGCCTCCACACTGGTCGGCCTCTTCAGCCGGCCGGACCAATTCGAGCAGGTCGTCGACGAGCCGAACCTGATCCCGCGCGCGATCTCGGAGGGCATGCGGTGGACGTCACCGATCTGGTCGGCCACGGCCCGGATCAGTACGAAGGACGTCGAGGTCGCAGGCGTCGACCTACCGGAGGGCTCAGTGGTCCTGATGTCGTACGGTTCGGCCAATCACGACCACTCCGTCTACGAGGCACCGTCGGACTACGACATCACCCGACCGCCGTTGCCGCATCTCGCATTCGGAGCCGGCAACCACGCCTGCGCAGGAATCTACTTCGCCAATCACGTGTGCCGGATCGGACTCGAAGAGCTGTTCGAGTCCATCCCGAACCTCGAGCGCGACAACAGCAGCGACGTCGAGTTCTGGGGTTGGGGTTTCCGCGGTCCGACGTCACTGCACACGGTGTGGGAGGTGTGA
- a CDS encoding AraC family transcriptional regulator translates to MRSTTSTSDWETAHRAVEEVYFPHELTALSSPDQLNLNLQTVELGPVTIGRLNWGTDVSISCDYPGAYEINIPVRGVLDSRAGSVETTSEEGKATVFTADRPSTITRWSADCVVVGVKFDAEYLEREADRVRASALRSQLRLPDQLDLAGPDQQAWFGLVRALSAQVREPADLLSNPLVGPQLASAISSAFLLAVSPEEAGTGLRPRMVKRVLDALHDDPGRDWRLADMAELGGSSLRRLQEGFAEHVGASPTQTLRDIRLDRAHHDLTEADNTDTVAEVAARWGFSSPSRLAAAYKKRYGIPPSEHRRR, encoded by the coding sequence ATGCGGAGCACGACATCGACCAGCGACTGGGAGACGGCGCATCGTGCCGTCGAAGAGGTGTACTTCCCGCATGAGCTGACCGCGCTGTCGTCGCCGGATCAGCTGAATCTGAACCTGCAGACCGTCGAGCTGGGACCGGTCACGATCGGCAGGCTCAACTGGGGGACCGATGTCTCCATCTCCTGCGACTACCCGGGTGCCTACGAGATCAACATCCCGGTCCGCGGTGTCCTGGACTCGCGCGCCGGGTCGGTGGAGACGACGTCGGAGGAAGGCAAGGCCACGGTCTTCACCGCGGATCGCCCGTCGACGATCACCCGGTGGTCGGCGGACTGTGTCGTGGTCGGGGTGAAGTTCGACGCCGAGTACCTCGAACGTGAGGCCGACCGGGTCCGGGCGTCGGCGCTGCGTTCACAGTTGCGGCTGCCCGATCAGCTGGATCTCGCCGGACCCGACCAGCAGGCGTGGTTCGGGCTCGTGCGCGCGTTGTCGGCCCAGGTGCGCGAACCCGCCGACCTCCTGTCGAACCCACTGGTCGGACCGCAGCTGGCGAGCGCGATCAGCAGCGCGTTCCTCCTCGCTGTCTCTCCGGAAGAGGCGGGGACCGGTCTGCGCCCGCGGATGGTCAAGCGTGTGCTCGACGCATTGCATGACGATCCGGGACGCGACTGGCGTCTGGCGGACATGGCCGAACTGGGCGGCTCGAGCCTCCGGCGGCTGCAGGAGGGCTTCGCCGAACACGTCGGTGCGAGTCCGACCCAGACGCTACGGGACATCCGACTCGACCGGGCTCACCACGACCTCACCGAAGCGGACAACACCGACACGGTGGCCGAAGTTGCTGCGCGATGGGGCTTTTCGAGCCCCAGTCGGCTGGCGGCCGCGTACAAGAAGCGCTACGGCATCCCGCCGTCGGAACACCGTCGGCGGTAG
- a CDS encoding TNT domain-containing protein: MKRRHALLATLISVTLALSGGGVAAAAPNPLGALDFGSLGGPEAGGCSAQLLYNDELFGPKILATDAPVGPQLRGYDRLAGLSPSEFLQTYRKGDKWDYPDHDGYTLNPDGSAKKSLTTLNPNKRIDRYGPANGRFLAPAGTHYKRRALPPENLVDKDNPQFCNYHVYVVMRSVKVWTGRIAKGFGQPGGGIQYQIDQQLLDPGLIEDHRGCFNETGGFVNTQWLLCSGVLESVFPG; this comes from the coding sequence ATGAAACGTCGCCATGCTCTGCTTGCCACCCTCATCAGTGTCACGCTGGCACTCTCCGGGGGAGGGGTGGCGGCCGCCGCGCCGAACCCTTTGGGCGCATTGGATTTCGGATCGCTGGGCGGGCCGGAGGCGGGTGGATGTTCCGCACAGCTGTTGTACAACGACGAACTGTTCGGTCCGAAGATTCTGGCGACCGATGCCCCGGTGGGTCCGCAGTTGAGGGGTTACGACCGGCTCGCGGGTCTGAGTCCGAGCGAGTTCCTGCAGACGTATCGGAAAGGGGACAAGTGGGACTATCCGGACCACGACGGATACACGCTGAACCCCGACGGGTCCGCCAAGAAGTCGCTGACCACCCTCAACCCGAACAAGCGGATAGATCGCTATGGTCCCGCCAATGGTCGCTTCCTGGCCCCCGCGGGCACGCACTACAAGAGGCGGGCGCTTCCGCCGGAGAACCTCGTCGACAAAGACAACCCTCAGTTCTGCAACTACCACGTGTACGTGGTCATGCGCTCGGTGAAGGTGTGGACCGGACGTATCGCCAAGGGCTTCGGTCAGCCGGGCGGCGGCATTCAATATCAGATCGACCAGCAGCTCCTCGATCCCGGGTTGATCGAGGACCATCGCGGATGTTTCAACGAGACAGGCGGTTTCGTCAACACCCAGTGGTTGCTGTGTTCGGGTGTGCTCGAGAGCGTCTTCCCCGGATGA
- a CDS encoding Imm63 family immunity protein: MTSGADDQLDPEMRSRIADLAATMSAEPSDVPRLGHILDDATPSCVRDSDGVWHLIIRERGTVMFDRQSSDPEEFLSWVAVAIAEAASYRLHSPGAPDYLRRIWAEQYRMLTAADPGWARTWLERTRKRLVDQGADDRELAQLPGGHHG, encoded by the coding sequence ATGACGTCGGGCGCCGACGACCAGCTCGACCCCGAGATGCGCAGCCGGATAGCCGATCTCGCGGCGACGATGTCGGCGGAGCCGTCCGATGTGCCTCGCCTGGGTCACATCCTCGACGACGCGACGCCCTCGTGCGTGCGCGACTCGGACGGTGTGTGGCACTTGATCATTCGCGAACGCGGCACGGTGATGTTCGACCGGCAGTCCAGCGATCCAGAGGAGTTCCTGAGCTGGGTTGCGGTGGCGATCGCCGAAGCGGCGTCGTATCGGCTGCACTCGCCCGGCGCGCCCGACTATCTGCGCCGGATCTGGGCGGAGCAGTATCGGATGCTGACCGCGGCCGACCCGGGGTGGGCCCGTACGTGGCTGGAGCGGACCCGGAAGAGGTTGGTCGACCAGGGAGCCGACGATCGTGAACTGGCGCAACTGCCGGGCGGGCACCACGGCTGA
- a CDS encoding RES domain-containing protein produces MWRTLYCADTPLACYLEVLAFARPSPQLIAELDDIVVDEEDEQDYPALPPGHVPRSWCDLRMIGHGTLTGRFAVPADPDSLATLRTVFRPLAIRYGLDDLDTAALRDGRPRGLTQAISRWIYALTDHGHAAVDGIEFDSRHGDQLRMWALYERAADPDISPHIDVVDHCPIDAADPQLARALTLLGLEWTPA; encoded by the coding sequence GTGTGGCGCACCTTGTACTGCGCCGACACTCCCCTGGCCTGCTACCTCGAAGTCCTCGCCTTCGCCCGACCCAGCCCACAACTGATCGCCGAGCTCGACGACATCGTCGTCGACGAGGAAGACGAGCAGGACTACCCCGCGCTGCCGCCCGGCCACGTTCCGCGATCGTGGTGCGATCTACGGATGATCGGTCACGGCACCCTGACCGGACGGTTCGCGGTGCCCGCCGACCCGGACAGCCTCGCCACCCTCCGGACGGTGTTTCGGCCGCTCGCGATCCGCTACGGGCTCGATGACCTCGACACCGCCGCGTTGCGGGACGGCCGGCCCCGCGGGCTCACCCAGGCCATCTCCCGCTGGATTTACGCCCTCACCGACCACGGCCATGCAGCGGTCGACGGGATCGAGTTCGACTCCCGACACGGCGACCAGCTGCGCATGTGGGCGCTCTATGAACGCGCCGCCGACCCCGACATCAGCCCCCACATCGACGTTGTCGATCACTGCCCCATCGACGCCGCGGATCCACAATTGGCCCGCGCCCTGACGCTCCTCGGACTCGAGTGGACCCCCGCGTAG
- a CDS encoding IS630 family transposase, producing the protein MATRGPRAVDIVLTDDERRELEGWARRRTTASGLAMRSRIVLAAADGGSNTEVAQRLGLNRSTVRRWRGRFVEHRCEGLLDEPRPGRPRTVDDEQIKNLITATLETTPKNATHWSTRAMAEHLDMSQSTVSRVWRAFGLAPHKQDSWKLSRDPLFTEKVRDVVGLYMNPPERALVLCVDEKTQIQALDRTQPIFPMLPGTPQRASHDYVRNGTSSLYAALDIASGKVIGSLHSRHRATEFIGFLRKIDAEVPDELDVHLVMDNASTHKTPAVKRWLTSHPRFVVHFTPTSSSWMNLVERWFAELTTKKLQRSPHRTVRALNADIRAWIETWNDNPRPYVWVKTADQILDSIAHYCTRINDSEH; encoded by the coding sequence ATGGCAACCCGGGGTCCGCGAGCAGTGGATATTGTTCTGACTGATGACGAGCGCCGTGAGCTCGAAGGGTGGGCGCGTCGGCGAACGACGGCCTCGGGTTTGGCGATGCGCTCACGAATCGTTCTCGCCGCCGCTGATGGCGGTTCGAATACTGAAGTGGCACAACGACTCGGCCTCAATCGCAGTACCGTGCGGCGCTGGCGAGGCCGGTTCGTCGAGCACCGCTGCGAGGGGTTGCTCGACGAACCCCGGCCTGGGCGACCTCGCACCGTCGACGACGAGCAGATCAAAAACTTGATCACCGCGACTCTCGAGACCACTCCGAAGAATGCGACACACTGGTCGACGCGGGCGATGGCCGAGCATCTCGACATGTCACAGTCAACCGTGTCGCGTGTGTGGCGGGCGTTCGGATTGGCTCCGCACAAACAGGATTCGTGGAAGCTGTCGAGAGATCCCTTGTTCACCGAGAAGGTCCGCGATGTCGTCGGGCTCTATATGAACCCACCCGAACGTGCCCTGGTGCTTTGCGTTGACGAGAAGACCCAGATCCAAGCTCTCGATCGCACCCAGCCGATCTTTCCCATGCTCCCGGGCACCCCGCAACGGGCCAGCCACGACTATGTGCGCAACGGCACCTCCAGTCTGTACGCGGCGTTGGACATCGCGTCGGGAAAAGTGATCGGTTCGCTTCACTCACGGCATCGGGCAACAGAATTCATCGGGTTTCTCCGCAAGATCGACGCCGAGGTGCCCGACGAGCTCGACGTCCACCTGGTCATGGACAACGCCTCTACCCACAAGACGCCCGCGGTCAAACGATGGCTGACCTCGCACCCACGATTCGTTGTCCACTTCACCCCGACGAGCTCATCCTGGATGAACCTCGTCGAACGCTGGTTCGCCGAACTGACCACCAAGAAGCTCCAACGCTCCCCCCACCGCACCGTGAGAGCGCTCAACGCCGACATCAGAGCATGGATCGAGACCTGGAACGACAACCCCCGCCCCTACGTGTGGGTCAAGACCGCTGACCAGATCCTCGACTCCATCGCCCACTACTGCACACGAATTAATGACTCAGAACACTAG
- a CDS encoding helicase associated domain-containing protein codes for MAESIGDGRFEAGLEHLHRYVAVYGTSNARRRDVIDGFAIGTWVQSRSADYRKGRLSAERIERLETEFPDWRWTIRTNQGCVNASRP; via the coding sequence GTGGCTGAATCTATTGGCGATGGGCGGTTCGAGGCCGGGCTCGAGCACCTGCACCGCTACGTCGCGGTGTACGGCACCAGCAACGCCCGCCGGCGCGATGTCATTGACGGATTCGCGATCGGCACCTGGGTGCAGAGCCGCAGCGCTGACTACCGCAAGGGCCGGTTGTCGGCCGAGCGGATCGAACGGCTCGAGACCGAGTTCCCGGACTGGCGGTGGACCATCCGGACTAATCAGGGATGCGTCAATGCATCGCGACCGTAA